The following are encoded together in the Xanthobacter autotrophicus Py2 genome:
- a CDS encoding Glycine dehydrogenase (decarboxylating) (PFAM: aromatic amino acid beta-eliminating lyase/threonine aldolase~KEGG: glycine cleavage system P protein, subunit 2): MNREGRGATTPHSIALTGPQTFTGNRALDLEEGLIFEIGRTEVTGVDIPEPAPFRERLGTQARTAPLDLPGLSEPEAMRHYVRLSRMNYGIDSGLFPLGSCTMKHNPRLNEKMARLPGFADIHPLQPQSTVKGALGLMAELSRYLLELTGMQAVALTPKAGAHGELCGMMAIKAAHAARGDGATRHVVLVPESAHGTNPATAALIGYQVRSIPARADGTVDPEAVKSALGPEVAALMLTNPNTCGLFERDVVAIAEAVHGAGAYFYSDGANFNAILGKVRIADLGVDAMHINLHKTFSTPHGGGGPGAGPVVLSDALAPFAPVPALVATADGLALVEDEGAEGAQQALGRMSAFHGQMGMFVRALAWMLSHGADGMRQASEDAVLSANYIRASLMDLMSAPFAERPAMHEALFDDAWLAGTGLTTLDVAKALIDEGYHPMTVYFPLVVHGAMLIEPTESESKASLDLFIAALRDLAMAAKAGDKERFLGAPYYAPRRRLDETRAARAPVLRWVKPAPVADAAE; the protein is encoded by the coding sequence ATGAACCGCGAAGGCCGCGGCGCCACCACGCCGCATTCCATTGCCCTCACCGGCCCGCAGACCTTCACCGGCAACCGCGCGCTCGACCTGGAGGAAGGGCTGATCTTCGAGATCGGCCGCACCGAGGTGACAGGCGTCGACATTCCCGAGCCCGCGCCGTTCCGCGAGCGCCTCGGCACACAGGCGCGTACCGCGCCGCTGGACCTGCCCGGCCTCAGCGAGCCGGAGGCTATGCGCCATTACGTGCGCCTGTCGCGCATGAACTACGGCATCGACAGCGGCCTGTTCCCGCTCGGCTCGTGCACCATGAAGCACAATCCGCGCCTCAACGAGAAGATGGCGCGGCTGCCGGGCTTTGCCGACATCCATCCGCTGCAGCCGCAATCCACGGTGAAGGGCGCGCTGGGCCTGATGGCGGAGCTGTCGCGCTATCTGCTGGAATTGACCGGCATGCAGGCGGTGGCGCTCACTCCCAAGGCCGGCGCCCACGGCGAACTGTGCGGCATGATGGCCATCAAGGCCGCCCATGCCGCCCGCGGCGATGGCGCCACCCGTCACGTGGTGCTGGTGCCGGAGAGCGCCCACGGTACCAATCCCGCCACCGCCGCCCTCATCGGCTATCAGGTGCGCTCCATCCCCGCCCGCGCCGACGGCACGGTGGATCCGGAGGCGGTGAAATCCGCGCTCGGCCCGGAGGTGGCGGCGCTGATGCTGACCAATCCCAACACCTGCGGGCTGTTCGAGCGCGACGTGGTGGCCATCGCCGAGGCGGTGCACGGCGCCGGCGCCTATTTCTATTCGGACGGCGCCAATTTCAACGCCATCCTCGGCAAGGTGCGCATCGCCGACCTCGGGGTCGATGCCATGCACATCAACCTGCACAAGACCTTCTCCACGCCCCACGGCGGCGGCGGGCCGGGCGCGGGGCCGGTGGTGCTCTCCGACGCGCTCGCCCCCTTTGCCCCTGTACCGGCACTGGTGGCCACCGCCGACGGGCTGGCGTTGGTGGAAGACGAGGGCGCGGAGGGCGCCCAGCAGGCGCTAGGCCGCATGAGCGCCTTCCACGGCCAGATGGGCATGTTCGTGCGCGCCCTGGCGTGGATGCTTTCTCACGGCGCGGACGGTATGCGGCAGGCCTCGGAAGACGCGGTGCTGTCGGCCAATTACATCCGCGCCAGCCTCATGGACCTCATGAGCGCGCCCTTCGCCGAGCGGCCGGCCATGCACGAGGCGCTGTTCGACGACGCCTGGCTGGCCGGCACCGGCCTCACCACCCTGGACGTGGCCAAGGCCCTGATCGATGAGGGCTACCACCCCATGACGGTGTATTTCCCGCTGGTGGTGCACGGCGCCATGCTCATCGAGCCCACGGAGAGCGAATCCAAGGCCTCGCTGGACCTGTTCATCGCCGCGCTGCGGGACCTCGCCATGGCCGCCAAGGCCGGGGACAAGGAGCGCTTCCTCGGCGCTCCCTATTACGCCCCGCGCCGCCGCCTGGACGAAACCCGCGCCGCCCGCGCCCCGGTGCTGCGCTGGGTGAAGCCGGCGCCCGTGGCCGACGCGGCGGAGTAA
- a CDS encoding ribosomal protein L28 (PFAM: ribosomal protein L28~KEGG: bra:BRADO0635 50S ribosomal protein L28): MSRRCDLTGKGVLSGHTVSHSNHKTKRRFLPNLCNVTLESETLKRTIRLRVSANALKSVDHRGGLDAFLKKARDEELSPRALDFKRLIAKAAAEAASTAA; this comes from the coding sequence ATGTCCCGGCGGTGTGACCTGACCGGCAAGGGGGTTCTGAGCGGCCACACGGTGAGCCACTCGAACCACAAGACCAAGCGCCGGTTCCTCCCGAACCTGTGCAACGTCACCCTTGAGAGCGAGACGCTGAAGCGCACCATCCGCCTCCGGGTGAGCGCCAATGCGCTCAAGAGCGTGGATCATCGCGGCGGCCTCGATGCCTTCCTCAAGAAGGCCCGCGACGAGGAACTCTCCCCGCGCGCCCTCGACTTCAAGCGCCTGATCGCCAAGGCTGCGGCCGAGGCGGCTTCCACCGCGGCCTGA
- a CDS encoding OsmC family protein (PFAM: OsmC family protein~KEGG: cvi:CV1324 hypothetical protein) — MASDHKATIRWARGDAVFTDGRYARAHVWAFDGLEVPGSSAPSSVRVPLSREDAVDPEEALVASAASCHMLFALDFARRGGFRVDSYEDAAVGEMTPNEKGKLFISRITLTPVMVFSGDKLPSEADVEAIHHRAHEECFIAHSVRAEIVITPRFTTA, encoded by the coding sequence ATGGCAAGCGACCACAAGGCCACCATCCGCTGGGCGCGGGGCGACGCCGTCTTCACCGATGGGCGCTACGCCCGCGCCCATGTCTGGGCGTTCGACGGCCTCGAAGTGCCCGGCTCGTCGGCGCCGTCCTCCGTGCGCGTGCCGCTCTCCCGCGAGGACGCGGTGGACCCGGAAGAGGCGCTGGTGGCCTCGGCCGCCAGCTGCCACATGCTGTTCGCGCTGGATTTTGCCCGCCGCGGCGGCTTCCGCGTGGACAGCTACGAGGATGCGGCCGTGGGCGAGATGACGCCCAACGAGAAGGGCAAGCTCTTCATCTCCCGCATCACCCTCACGCCCGTAATGGTCTTCTCCGGCGACAAGCTGCCCTCCGAGGCGGATGTGGAGGCCATCCACCACCGGGCGCACGAGGAGTGCTTCATCGCCCATTCCGTGCGCGCGGAGATCGTCATCACGCCGCGCTTCACCACCGCCTGA
- a CDS encoding glycine cleavage system T protein (TIGRFAM: glycine cleavage system T protein~PFAM: glycine cleavage T protein (aminomethyl transferase); Glycine cleavage T-protein barrel~KEGG: glycine cleavage system T protein), whose amino-acid sequence MDHSEPLLETPLFSAHRALGARMVPFAGYQMPVQYPEGILAEHGWTRTRAGLFDVSHMGQALLKGSDHATTARALEALAPADFLNLAPGRQRYSQLLAEDGGIIDDFMVTRPLAPEADGTLILVVNAACKAGDFAHIAAHLPEGVALVERPERALLALQGPEAAAVMARHCPEAATLDFMAAIPTEFDGIPVEVSRSGYTGEDGFEISVENESAPLLWAALLAEPEVKAIGLGARDSLRLEAGLCLYGHDIDLSTSPIEAALNWSIQKRRRTEGGFPGDARIQRELAQGPARVRVGLRLEGRAPAREGAEIASDGAVVGRVTSGGFAPTLGAPIAMGYVPPALSAPGTRLDVLVRGKALAATVASLPFVPTRYARKPKTGA is encoded by the coding sequence TTGGATCATTCCGAGCCTCTGCTCGAAACCCCGCTGTTCTCCGCCCATCGCGCCCTCGGCGCACGCATGGTGCCGTTCGCCGGCTACCAGATGCCGGTGCAATATCCCGAAGGCATCCTCGCGGAGCACGGCTGGACCCGCACCCGTGCCGGCCTGTTCGATGTCTCCCACATGGGCCAGGCCCTGCTGAAGGGGTCCGACCACGCCACCACCGCCCGAGCCCTCGAAGCCCTCGCCCCTGCAGATTTCCTGAATCTCGCGCCCGGCCGCCAGCGCTATTCCCAGCTCCTGGCCGAGGATGGCGGCATCATCGACGACTTCATGGTGACGCGGCCGCTGGCGCCGGAGGCGGACGGCACCCTCATCCTCGTGGTCAACGCCGCCTGCAAGGCCGGCGACTTCGCCCACATCGCCGCCCACCTACCGGAGGGCGTCGCCCTCGTCGAGCGCCCGGAGCGCGCGCTGCTCGCCCTGCAGGGGCCGGAAGCCGCAGCCGTCATGGCCCGCCACTGCCCTGAGGCGGCGACGCTGGACTTCATGGCGGCCATCCCGACTGAATTCGACGGCATCCCGGTGGAGGTCTCCCGCTCCGGCTACACCGGCGAGGACGGTTTTGAAATCTCGGTCGAGAACGAAAGCGCGCCCCTTCTGTGGGCCGCCCTGCTCGCCGAGCCGGAGGTGAAGGCCATCGGCCTCGGAGCCCGCGACAGCCTGCGCCTTGAGGCCGGGCTCTGCCTCTATGGCCACGACATCGATCTTTCCACGTCCCCCATCGAGGCGGCGCTCAACTGGTCCATCCAGAAGCGGCGGCGCACGGAGGGCGGCTTTCCCGGCGACGCGCGTATTCAGCGCGAGTTGGCGCAAGGCCCGGCCCGCGTTCGGGTGGGGCTGAGGCTGGAAGGCCGCGCGCCGGCCCGCGAGGGGGCCGAGATCGCATCCGATGGCGCCGTGGTGGGGCGCGTCACCTCCGGCGGCTTCGCGCCGACGCTCGGTGCCCCCATCGCCATGGGCTACGTGCCGCCGGCCCTGTCGGCGCCCGGCACCCGCCTCGACGTTCTGGTGCGCGGCAAGGCTTTGGCGGCCACTGTCGCATCCCTCCCGTTCGTGCCGACGCGCTATGCGCGCAAACCTAAAACTGGGGCCTGA
- a CDS encoding Glycine dehydrogenase (decarboxylating) (PFAM: glycine cleavage system P-protein~KEGG: glycine cleavage system P protein, subunit 1) — MRYLPLTPEDRAEMLARIGVASVDELFVDIPADKRETALPRLALHKSELEVERTLARLAGQNVPAGSVPFFVGAGAYRHHVPATVDHLIQRSEFLTSYTPYQPEIAQGTLQYLFEFQTQVAELTAMEVANASMYDGSTAAAEAVLMAHRVTRRRKAVLAGNLHPHYRSTIETVSRYAADEVVALPPAPFGEEDLITPIDDTVSCVVVQSPDVFGNLVDLKPIAEAAHKAGALLVAVFTEAVALGLIEPPGAQGADIVVGEGQSIGNALNFGGPYVGLFATRQKFVRQMPGRLAGETVDAEGRRGFVLTLSTREQHIRREKATSNICTNSGLCALAFTIHMSLLGKTGLTRLARANHAAACDLADRLAAVKGASVVNDTFFNEFTLRVPGPAADVVEKLAAKGILAGVPYSRLAPKSGLDDLILVAATETTTEDDRAAYAAALKEVL, encoded by the coding sequence ATGCGCTATCTCCCCCTCACCCCCGAGGACCGCGCCGAGATGCTGGCGCGGATCGGCGTAGCCAGCGTGGATGAGCTGTTCGTCGACATCCCCGCCGACAAGCGCGAGACCGCGCTGCCGCGCCTCGCCCTCCACAAGAGCGAGCTGGAGGTGGAGCGCACGCTTGCCCGCCTCGCCGGGCAGAACGTGCCGGCGGGCTCGGTGCCCTTCTTCGTGGGCGCCGGGGCCTATCGCCACCATGTGCCGGCCACCGTCGACCATCTGATCCAGCGCTCGGAATTCCTCACCTCCTACACGCCGTACCAGCCCGAGATCGCCCAGGGCACGCTGCAATATCTGTTCGAGTTCCAGACCCAGGTGGCCGAGCTCACCGCCATGGAGGTGGCCAACGCCTCCATGTATGACGGCTCCACCGCCGCCGCCGAGGCGGTGCTGATGGCCCATCGCGTCACCAGGCGCCGCAAGGCGGTGCTGGCGGGCAACCTGCATCCGCACTATCGCTCGACCATCGAGACCGTCTCGCGCTATGCCGCCGACGAGGTAGTGGCGCTGCCTCCCGCCCCGTTCGGCGAGGAAGACCTCATCACCCCCATCGACGACACGGTGTCCTGCGTGGTGGTGCAGTCGCCGGACGTGTTCGGCAATCTCGTCGACCTGAAGCCCATCGCCGAGGCCGCCCACAAGGCCGGCGCGCTGCTGGTGGCGGTGTTCACGGAAGCGGTGGCGCTGGGCCTCATCGAGCCGCCGGGGGCGCAGGGCGCCGACATCGTGGTGGGCGAGGGCCAGTCCATCGGCAATGCGCTGAATTTCGGCGGGCCTTATGTGGGCCTGTTCGCCACGCGGCAGAAATTCGTGCGCCAGATGCCGGGGCGCCTTGCCGGCGAGACGGTGGACGCGGAAGGCCGGCGCGGCTTCGTGCTGACCCTCTCCACCCGCGAGCAGCACATCCGCCGCGAGAAGGCCACCTCCAACATCTGCACCAATTCTGGCCTCTGCGCGCTGGCCTTCACCATCCACATGAGCCTGCTGGGCAAGACCGGTCTCACCCGCCTCGCCCGCGCCAACCATGCGGCCGCCTGTGACCTCGCGGACCGGCTGGCGGCGGTGAAGGGGGCGAGCGTCGTCAACGACACCTTCTTCAACGAATTCACCCTGCGCGTGCCCGGCCCGGCGGCGGACGTGGTGGAGAAGCTGGCGGCGAAAGGCATCCTCGCCGGCGTGCCCTATTCCCGCCTCGCGCCGAAATCGGGCCTCGACGACCTCATCCTCGTCGCCGCCACCGAGACGACCACCGAGGACGACCGCGCCGCCTATGCCGCCGCCCTGAAGGAGGTGCTGTGA
- a CDS encoding glycine cleavage system H protein (TIGRFAM: glycine cleavage system H protein~PFAM: glycine cleavage H-protein~KEGG: glycine cleavage system H protein; K02437 glycine   cleavage system H protein), producing MTSVRYTKDHEYVRVEGDVAVVGISDYAQQQLGDVVFVELPEIGKVVTKGGEAAVVESVKAASEVYAPLSGEVVEVNSELEGAPGLVNEAPEGKGWFMKLKLSNPAELDELLNEHAYKDFLDTLA from the coding sequence ATGACGAGCGTGCGCTACACGAAGGACCACGAATATGTGCGCGTCGAAGGCGACGTGGCCGTGGTGGGCATCTCCGACTATGCCCAGCAGCAGCTGGGTGACGTGGTGTTCGTCGAGCTGCCGGAGATCGGCAAGGTCGTGACCAAGGGCGGCGAGGCCGCCGTGGTGGAGAGCGTGAAGGCGGCGAGCGAGGTCTACGCCCCGCTCTCCGGCGAGGTGGTGGAGGTGAACAGCGAGCTGGAAGGCGCCCCCGGCCTCGTCAACGAGGCTCCGGAAGGCAAGGGCTGGTTCATGAAGCTGAAGCTCTCCAACCCCGCCGAGCTGGACGAGCTTTTGAATGAGCACGCCTACAAGGACTTCCTGGACACGTTGGCCTGA
- a CDS encoding hypothetical protein (KEGG: rpc:RPC_4798 hypothetical protein): MVRAQQAGAFGTAADTRAADGTRARRLSRLPLLAVPRLTLPALLAMALAGCAGGEGLDGAFGAQDTGVARTGGTSAGVVNSATTGALVVGTGPDAVTYDCPPVTVRTGAGSWQVTAGGGLRYQGTLGRLARECSISGGTMMVRVGIEGRILMGEKGTPGQVKVPIRIAVVQEGPSPKNITTKFFNVAVDVPADPGHAAFTVVEEQIAFPLLKPAEMERHVIYVGFDPQGTEAKERKPAPAAKPKPRPKPAADTSEAPAAKKPAATQKPASSGGAPQGDVFGPPPGSSGTLTPAPSTGGFEAPPSTSTFSPPPR; this comes from the coding sequence ATGGTGCGCGCACAACAGGCCGGTGCATTTGGAACGGCTGCGGATACTCGCGCGGCGGATGGCACGCGCGCCCGCCGCCTGTCGCGCCTGCCTTTGCTCGCAGTTCCTCGGCTCACCCTGCCGGCACTGCTCGCCATGGCGCTTGCCGGCTGCGCCGGGGGCGAAGGGCTGGACGGCGCGTTCGGCGCGCAGGACACCGGCGTGGCCCGCACCGGCGGCACCTCCGCCGGCGTGGTCAACAGTGCCACCACCGGCGCCCTGGTGGTGGGCACCGGCCCCGACGCGGTCACCTATGACTGCCCGCCGGTCACCGTGCGCACCGGCGCCGGCTCCTGGCAGGTCACTGCCGGCGGCGGCCTGCGTTATCAGGGCACGCTTGGCCGCCTCGCGCGGGAATGCTCCATCTCCGGCGGCACCATGATGGTCCGCGTCGGCATCGAGGGCCGCATCCTGATGGGCGAGAAGGGCACGCCCGGCCAGGTCAAGGTACCGATCCGCATCGCCGTGGTGCAGGAGGGGCCTTCCCCCAAGAACATCACCACCAAATTCTTCAACGTGGCCGTGGACGTGCCTGCCGATCCGGGCCACGCCGCCTTCACCGTGGTGGAGGAGCAGATCGCCTTTCCCCTGCTGAAGCCGGCGGAGATGGAGCGCCACGTGATCTATGTGGGCTTCGACCCGCAGGGCACCGAGGCGAAGGAGCGCAAGCCCGCCCCCGCCGCCAAGCCGAAGCCGAGGCCCAAGCCCGCGGCCGACACCTCTGAAGCTCCCGCCGCCAAGAAGCCGGCAGCGACGCAGAAGCCGGCCTCCAGCGGCGGCGCGCCCCAGGGCGATGTGTTCGGCCCGCCGCCCGGCAGCAGCGGCACCCTGACGCCGGCGCCCTCCACCGGCGGCTTCGAGGCGCCGCCGTCCACCAGTACCTTCTCGCCGCCCCCGCGCTGA